From a single Rutidosis leptorrhynchoides isolate AG116_Rl617_1_P2 chromosome 5, CSIRO_AGI_Rlap_v1, whole genome shotgun sequence genomic region:
- the LOC139849304 gene encoding dynamin-related protein 5A-like isoform X5: protein MESLISLVNKLQRACTGLGDHGDATTSLPTLWDSLPSIAVVGGQSSGKSSVLESIVGKDFLPRGSGIVTRRPLVLQLHKIEEGKEYGEFLHLPSKKFYDFAAMRKEISDETDRETGKTKQISSVPIHLSIYSPNDGQSESIVQDIENMLRAYIQKPNCIILAISPANQDLATSDAIKMSREVDPTGERTIGVLTKIDLMDKGTDAVDILEGKSYRLKFPWVGVVNRSQQDINKSVDMTSARRKEREYFSNSREYKHLASRMGSEYLAKMLSKHLGGVIKSRIPGIQSLISKTVADLEAELSHLGKPISTDAGGKLLKIMDICRAFDQIYKEHLDGMRSGGDKIYRVFESQLPSALKMLQFDKQLSVENIQKLITEADGYQPHLIAPEQGYRHIIESSLVTIKGPAEASVNAVDIILKELVRKAISETMELKQYPSLRKEVERAANESLERMKTESRKATLMLVDMECCYLTVDFFRNLPQDLEKGGNPTQSLFDRYNEMYLRRIGTTVLQYVNKVLLGLMNSVPKSVVYCQVREAKRSLLDRFFAELGQKTLSKLLDEDPAIMERRSSLVKRLELYKRAQMEISSVSW from the exons ATGGAGAGTTTGATAAGTTTAGTAAACAAATTACAAAGAGCATGCACAGGTTTAGGTGACCATGGTGATGCAACTACTTCATTGCCTACTCTTTGGGACTCTTTGCCATCCATTGCTGTTGTTGGGGGCCAG AGTTCAGGGAAATCTTCAGTTTTGGAAAGTATTGTAGGCAAAGACTTTTTGCCTAGAGGATCTG GAATTGTTACTCGACGTCCACTCGTTTTGCAGCTTCATAAGATAGAGGAAGGCAAAGAATATGGCGAATTCCTTCACCTTCCATCAAAAAAGTTTTATGATTTCG CTGCTATGAGAAAGGAGATTTCAGATGAAACAGATCGCGAAACGGGGAAAACAAAACAAATTTCAAGTGTCCCGATTCATCTTAGTATCTATTCACCAAATG ACGGGCAATCTGAAAGCATCGTTCAAGATATAGAGAATATGCTGCGCGCTTACATTCAAAAG CCAAACTGCATTATTTTGGCAATTTCACCTGCTAATCAAGATCTGGCTACATCAGATGCTATTAAAATGTCGCGTGAAGTGGACCCCACAG GTGAAAGAACCATTGGAGTTTTAACTAAAATTGATTTGATGGATAAGGGTACTGATGCTGTTGAT atctTAGAAGGTAAATCCTACCGGCTAAAGTTCCCATGGGTTGGGGTTGTTAATCGTTCACAACAAGATATAAACAAAAGTGTCGATATGACATCAGCAAGACGTAAAGAAAGGGAATATTTTTCTAACAGCCGAGAATACAAGCACTTGGCTTCAAGAATGGGTTCAGAGTATCTTGCAAAGATGCTATCAAAG CACTTAGGAGGCGTGATTAAATCTCGAATCCCGGGTATTCAGTCCTTAATTAGCAAAACAGTAGCTGATCTTGAAGCTGAACTGAGTCATCTTGGAAAACCTATTTCTACAGATGCTGGT GGAAAGTTGCTAAAGATAATGGATATATGCCGGGCTTTTGATCAAATATACAAAGAGCATCTAGACGGGAT GCGATCAGGAGGGGATAAAATATACCGTGTTTTTGAAAGCCAACTTCCATCTGCTCTTAAGATGTTGCAGTTCGACAAACAGTTATCAGTCGAGAATATCCAGAAACTGATAACTGAAGCTGACGGATATCAACCGCATCTAATAGCTCCTGAACAAGGATATCGCCACATCATCGAATCATCGTTGGTTACCATCAAAGGCCCTGCTGAAGCTTCTGTTAATGCG GTTGACATCATACTAAAGGAGCTGGTTCGAAAAGCAATCAGTGAGACAATG GAGCTCAAACAATACCCAAGTTTAAGAAAAGAAGTGGAACGGGCTGCGAATGAGTCACTTGAAAGAATGAAAACGGAAAGTAGAAAAGCGACACTTATGCTAGTTGACATGGAATGTTGCTATTTGACTGTTGACTTTTTTCGCAACCTTCCTCAAGATCTCGAAAAAGGCGGGAACCCAACACAATCCCTTTTTGACAGATACAACGAAATGTATCTTAGGCGAATTG GCACGACGGTTTTGCAATACGTGAATAAGGTGCTTTTAGGCCTGATGAACTCAGTTCCGAAATCAGTGGTTTATTGTCAAGTGCGTGAAGCCAAACGTAGCTTGCTTGACCGTTTCTTTGCTGAATTGGGTCAAAAGACA TTATCGAAGTTGTTGGATGAAGATCCTGCAATAATGGAGAGACGTTCATCGTTGGTAAAGAGATTAGAGTTATACAAAAGGGCACAAATGGAGATTAGTTCAGTTTCTTGGTAG
- the LOC139849304 gene encoding dynamin-related protein 5A-like isoform X4, which produces MESLISLVNKLQRACTGLGDHGDATTSLPTLWDSLPSIAVVGGQSSGKSSVLESIVGKDFLPRGSGIVTRRPLVLQLHKIEEGKEYGEFLHLPSKKFYDFAAMRKEISDETDRETGKTKQISSVPIHLSIYSPNDGQSESIVQDIENMLRAYIQKPNCIILAISPANQDLATSDAIKMSREVDPTGERTIGVLTKIDLMDKGTDAVDILEGKSYRLKFPWVGVVNRSQQDINKSVDMTSARRKEREYFSNSREYKHLASRMGSEYLAKMLSKHLGGVIKSRIPGIQSLISKTVADLEAELSHLGKPISTDAGGKLLKIMDICRAFDQIYKEHLDGMRSGGDKIYRVFESQLPSALKMLQFDKQLSVENIQKLITEADGYQPHLIAPEQGYRHIIESSLVTIKGPAEASVNAVDIILKELVRKAISETMELKQYPSLRKEVERAANESLERMKTESRKATLMLVDMECCYLTVDFFRNLPQDLEKGGNPTQSLFDRYNEMYLRRIGTTVLQYVNKVLLGLMNSVPKSVVYCQVREAKRSLLDRFFAELGQKTTNQLSKLLDEDPAIMERRSSLVKRLELYKRAQMEISSVSW; this is translated from the exons ATGGAGAGTTTGATAAGTTTAGTAAACAAATTACAAAGAGCATGCACAGGTTTAGGTGACCATGGTGATGCAACTACTTCATTGCCTACTCTTTGGGACTCTTTGCCATCCATTGCTGTTGTTGGGGGCCAG AGTTCAGGGAAATCTTCAGTTTTGGAAAGTATTGTAGGCAAAGACTTTTTGCCTAGAGGATCTG GAATTGTTACTCGACGTCCACTCGTTTTGCAGCTTCATAAGATAGAGGAAGGCAAAGAATATGGCGAATTCCTTCACCTTCCATCAAAAAAGTTTTATGATTTCG CTGCTATGAGAAAGGAGATTTCAGATGAAACAGATCGCGAAACGGGGAAAACAAAACAAATTTCAAGTGTCCCGATTCATCTTAGTATCTATTCACCAAATG ACGGGCAATCTGAAAGCATCGTTCAAGATATAGAGAATATGCTGCGCGCTTACATTCAAAAG CCAAACTGCATTATTTTGGCAATTTCACCTGCTAATCAAGATCTGGCTACATCAGATGCTATTAAAATGTCGCGTGAAGTGGACCCCACAG GTGAAAGAACCATTGGAGTTTTAACTAAAATTGATTTGATGGATAAGGGTACTGATGCTGTTGAT atctTAGAAGGTAAATCCTACCGGCTAAAGTTCCCATGGGTTGGGGTTGTTAATCGTTCACAACAAGATATAAACAAAAGTGTCGATATGACATCAGCAAGACGTAAAGAAAGGGAATATTTTTCTAACAGCCGAGAATACAAGCACTTGGCTTCAAGAATGGGTTCAGAGTATCTTGCAAAGATGCTATCAAAG CACTTAGGAGGCGTGATTAAATCTCGAATCCCGGGTATTCAGTCCTTAATTAGCAAAACAGTAGCTGATCTTGAAGCTGAACTGAGTCATCTTGGAAAACCTATTTCTACAGATGCTGGT GGAAAGTTGCTAAAGATAATGGATATATGCCGGGCTTTTGATCAAATATACAAAGAGCATCTAGACGGGAT GCGATCAGGAGGGGATAAAATATACCGTGTTTTTGAAAGCCAACTTCCATCTGCTCTTAAGATGTTGCAGTTCGACAAACAGTTATCAGTCGAGAATATCCAGAAACTGATAACTGAAGCTGACGGATATCAACCGCATCTAATAGCTCCTGAACAAGGATATCGCCACATCATCGAATCATCGTTGGTTACCATCAAAGGCCCTGCTGAAGCTTCTGTTAATGCG GTTGACATCATACTAAAGGAGCTGGTTCGAAAAGCAATCAGTGAGACAATG GAGCTCAAACAATACCCAAGTTTAAGAAAAGAAGTGGAACGGGCTGCGAATGAGTCACTTGAAAGAATGAAAACGGAAAGTAGAAAAGCGACACTTATGCTAGTTGACATGGAATGTTGCTATTTGACTGTTGACTTTTTTCGCAACCTTCCTCAAGATCTCGAAAAAGGCGGGAACCCAACACAATCCCTTTTTGACAGATACAACGAAATGTATCTTAGGCGAATTG GCACGACGGTTTTGCAATACGTGAATAAGGTGCTTTTAGGCCTGATGAACTCAGTTCCGAAATCAGTGGTTTATTGTCAAGTGCGTGAAGCCAAACGTAGCTTGCTTGACCGTTTCTTTGCTGAATTGGGTCAAAAGACA ACAAATCAGTTATCGAAGTTGTTGGATGAAGATCCTGCAATAATGGAGAGACGTTCATCGTTGGTAAAGAGATTAGAGTTATACAAAAGGGCACAAATGGAGATTAGTTCAGTTTCTTGGTAG
- the LOC139849304 gene encoding dynamin-related protein 5A-like isoform X3, producing the protein MESLISLVNKLQRACTGLGDHGDATTSLPTLWDSLPSIAVVGGQSSGKSSVLESIVGKDFLPRGSGIVTRRPLVLQLHKIEEGKEYGEFLHLPSKKFYDFAAMRKEISDETDRETGKTKQISSVPIHLSIYSPNVVNLTLVDLPGLTKVAVDGQSESIVQDIENMLRAYIQKPNCIILAISPANQDLATSDAIKMSREVDPTGERTIGVLTKIDLMDKGTDAVDILEGKSYRLKFPWVGVVNRSQQDINKSVDMTSARRKEREYFSNSREYKHLASRMGSEYLAKMLSKHLGGVIKSRIPGIQSLISKTVADLEAELSHLGKPISTDAGGKLLKIMDICRAFDQIYKEHLDGMRSGGDKIYRVFESQLPSALKMLQFDKQLSVENIQKLITEADGYQPHLIAPEQGYRHIIESSLVTIKGPAEASVNAELVRKAISETMELKQYPSLRKEVERAANESLERMKTESRKATLMLVDMECCYLTVDFFRNLPQDLEKGGNPTQSLFDRYNEMYLRRIGTTVLQYVNKVLLGLMNSVPKSVVYCQVREAKRSLLDRFFAELGQKTTNQLSKLLDEDPAIMERRSSLVKRLELYKRAQMEISSVSW; encoded by the exons ATGGAGAGTTTGATAAGTTTAGTAAACAAATTACAAAGAGCATGCACAGGTTTAGGTGACCATGGTGATGCAACTACTTCATTGCCTACTCTTTGGGACTCTTTGCCATCCATTGCTGTTGTTGGGGGCCAG AGTTCAGGGAAATCTTCAGTTTTGGAAAGTATTGTAGGCAAAGACTTTTTGCCTAGAGGATCTG GAATTGTTACTCGACGTCCACTCGTTTTGCAGCTTCATAAGATAGAGGAAGGCAAAGAATATGGCGAATTCCTTCACCTTCCATCAAAAAAGTTTTATGATTTCG CTGCTATGAGAAAGGAGATTTCAGATGAAACAGATCGCGAAACGGGGAAAACAAAACAAATTTCAAGTGTCCCGATTCATCTTAGTATCTATTCACCAAATG TGGTCAACTTGACTTTGGTTGATCTTCCCGGACTCACAAAAGTTGCGGTTG ACGGGCAATCTGAAAGCATCGTTCAAGATATAGAGAATATGCTGCGCGCTTACATTCAAAAG CCAAACTGCATTATTTTGGCAATTTCACCTGCTAATCAAGATCTGGCTACATCAGATGCTATTAAAATGTCGCGTGAAGTGGACCCCACAG GTGAAAGAACCATTGGAGTTTTAACTAAAATTGATTTGATGGATAAGGGTACTGATGCTGTTGAT atctTAGAAGGTAAATCCTACCGGCTAAAGTTCCCATGGGTTGGGGTTGTTAATCGTTCACAACAAGATATAAACAAAAGTGTCGATATGACATCAGCAAGACGTAAAGAAAGGGAATATTTTTCTAACAGCCGAGAATACAAGCACTTGGCTTCAAGAATGGGTTCAGAGTATCTTGCAAAGATGCTATCAAAG CACTTAGGAGGCGTGATTAAATCTCGAATCCCGGGTATTCAGTCCTTAATTAGCAAAACAGTAGCTGATCTTGAAGCTGAACTGAGTCATCTTGGAAAACCTATTTCTACAGATGCTGGT GGAAAGTTGCTAAAGATAATGGATATATGCCGGGCTTTTGATCAAATATACAAAGAGCATCTAGACGGGAT GCGATCAGGAGGGGATAAAATATACCGTGTTTTTGAAAGCCAACTTCCATCTGCTCTTAAGATGTTGCAGTTCGACAAACAGTTATCAGTCGAGAATATCCAGAAACTGATAACTGAAGCTGACGGATATCAACCGCATCTAATAGCTCCTGAACAAGGATATCGCCACATCATCGAATCATCGTTGGTTACCATCAAAGGCCCTGCTGAAGCTTCTGTTAATGCG GAGCTGGTTCGAAAAGCAATCAGTGAGACAATG GAGCTCAAACAATACCCAAGTTTAAGAAAAGAAGTGGAACGGGCTGCGAATGAGTCACTTGAAAGAATGAAAACGGAAAGTAGAAAAGCGACACTTATGCTAGTTGACATGGAATGTTGCTATTTGACTGTTGACTTTTTTCGCAACCTTCCTCAAGATCTCGAAAAAGGCGGGAACCCAACACAATCCCTTTTTGACAGATACAACGAAATGTATCTTAGGCGAATTG GCACGACGGTTTTGCAATACGTGAATAAGGTGCTTTTAGGCCTGATGAACTCAGTTCCGAAATCAGTGGTTTATTGTCAAGTGCGTGAAGCCAAACGTAGCTTGCTTGACCGTTTCTTTGCTGAATTGGGTCAAAAGACA ACAAATCAGTTATCGAAGTTGTTGGATGAAGATCCTGCAATAATGGAGAGACGTTCATCGTTGGTAAAGAGATTAGAGTTATACAAAAGGGCACAAATGGAGATTAGTTCAGTTTCTTGGTAG
- the LOC139849304 gene encoding dynamin-related protein 5A-like isoform X1 has product MESLISLVNKLQRACTGLGDHGDATTSLPTLWDSLPSIAVVGGQSSGKSSVLESIVGKDFLPRGSGIVTRRPLVLQLHKIEEGKEYGEFLHLPSKKFYDFAAMRKEISDETDRETGKTKQISSVPIHLSIYSPNVVNLTLVDLPGLTKVAVDGQSESIVQDIENMLRAYIQKPNCIILAISPANQDLATSDAIKMSREVDPTGERTIGVLTKIDLMDKGTDAVDILEGKSYRLKFPWVGVVNRSQQDINKSVDMTSARRKEREYFSNSREYKHLASRMGSEYLAKMLSKHLGGVIKSRIPGIQSLISKTVADLEAELSHLGKPISTDAGGKLLKIMDICRAFDQIYKEHLDGMRSGGDKIYRVFESQLPSALKMLQFDKQLSVENIQKLITEADGYQPHLIAPEQGYRHIIESSLVTIKGPAEASVNAVDIILKELVRKAISETMELKQYPSLRKEVERAANESLERMKTESRKATLMLVDMECCYLTVDFFRNLPQDLEKGGNPTQSLFDRYNEMYLRRIGTTVLQYVNKVLLGLMNSVPKSVVYCQVREAKRSLLDRFFAELGQKTTNQLSKLLDEDPAIMERRSSLVKRLELYKRAQMEISSVSW; this is encoded by the exons ATGGAGAGTTTGATAAGTTTAGTAAACAAATTACAAAGAGCATGCACAGGTTTAGGTGACCATGGTGATGCAACTACTTCATTGCCTACTCTTTGGGACTCTTTGCCATCCATTGCTGTTGTTGGGGGCCAG AGTTCAGGGAAATCTTCAGTTTTGGAAAGTATTGTAGGCAAAGACTTTTTGCCTAGAGGATCTG GAATTGTTACTCGACGTCCACTCGTTTTGCAGCTTCATAAGATAGAGGAAGGCAAAGAATATGGCGAATTCCTTCACCTTCCATCAAAAAAGTTTTATGATTTCG CTGCTATGAGAAAGGAGATTTCAGATGAAACAGATCGCGAAACGGGGAAAACAAAACAAATTTCAAGTGTCCCGATTCATCTTAGTATCTATTCACCAAATG TGGTCAACTTGACTTTGGTTGATCTTCCCGGACTCACAAAAGTTGCGGTTG ACGGGCAATCTGAAAGCATCGTTCAAGATATAGAGAATATGCTGCGCGCTTACATTCAAAAG CCAAACTGCATTATTTTGGCAATTTCACCTGCTAATCAAGATCTGGCTACATCAGATGCTATTAAAATGTCGCGTGAAGTGGACCCCACAG GTGAAAGAACCATTGGAGTTTTAACTAAAATTGATTTGATGGATAAGGGTACTGATGCTGTTGAT atctTAGAAGGTAAATCCTACCGGCTAAAGTTCCCATGGGTTGGGGTTGTTAATCGTTCACAACAAGATATAAACAAAAGTGTCGATATGACATCAGCAAGACGTAAAGAAAGGGAATATTTTTCTAACAGCCGAGAATACAAGCACTTGGCTTCAAGAATGGGTTCAGAGTATCTTGCAAAGATGCTATCAAAG CACTTAGGAGGCGTGATTAAATCTCGAATCCCGGGTATTCAGTCCTTAATTAGCAAAACAGTAGCTGATCTTGAAGCTGAACTGAGTCATCTTGGAAAACCTATTTCTACAGATGCTGGT GGAAAGTTGCTAAAGATAATGGATATATGCCGGGCTTTTGATCAAATATACAAAGAGCATCTAGACGGGAT GCGATCAGGAGGGGATAAAATATACCGTGTTTTTGAAAGCCAACTTCCATCTGCTCTTAAGATGTTGCAGTTCGACAAACAGTTATCAGTCGAGAATATCCAGAAACTGATAACTGAAGCTGACGGATATCAACCGCATCTAATAGCTCCTGAACAAGGATATCGCCACATCATCGAATCATCGTTGGTTACCATCAAAGGCCCTGCTGAAGCTTCTGTTAATGCG GTTGACATCATACTAAAGGAGCTGGTTCGAAAAGCAATCAGTGAGACAATG GAGCTCAAACAATACCCAAGTTTAAGAAAAGAAGTGGAACGGGCTGCGAATGAGTCACTTGAAAGAATGAAAACGGAAAGTAGAAAAGCGACACTTATGCTAGTTGACATGGAATGTTGCTATTTGACTGTTGACTTTTTTCGCAACCTTCCTCAAGATCTCGAAAAAGGCGGGAACCCAACACAATCCCTTTTTGACAGATACAACGAAATGTATCTTAGGCGAATTG GCACGACGGTTTTGCAATACGTGAATAAGGTGCTTTTAGGCCTGATGAACTCAGTTCCGAAATCAGTGGTTTATTGTCAAGTGCGTGAAGCCAAACGTAGCTTGCTTGACCGTTTCTTTGCTGAATTGGGTCAAAAGACA ACAAATCAGTTATCGAAGTTGTTGGATGAAGATCCTGCAATAATGGAGAGACGTTCATCGTTGGTAAAGAGATTAGAGTTATACAAAAGGGCACAAATGGAGATTAGTTCAGTTTCTTGGTAG
- the LOC139849304 gene encoding dynamin-related protein 5A-like isoform X2 has product MESLISLVNKLQRACTGLGDHGDATTSLPTLWDSLPSIAVVGGQSSGKSSVLESIVGKDFLPRGSGIVTRRPLVLQLHKIEEGKEYGEFLHLPSKKFYDFAAMRKEISDETDRETGKTKQISSVPIHLSIYSPNVVNLTLVDLPGLTKVAVDGQSESIVQDIENMLRAYIQKPNCIILAISPANQDLATSDAIKMSREVDPTGERTIGVLTKIDLMDKGTDAVDILEGKSYRLKFPWVGVVNRSQQDINKSVDMTSARRKEREYFSNSREYKHLASRMGSEYLAKMLSKHLGGVIKSRIPGIQSLISKTVADLEAELSHLGKPISTDAGGKLLKIMDICRAFDQIYKEHLDGMRSGGDKIYRVFESQLPSALKMLQFDKQLSVENIQKLITEADGYQPHLIAPEQGYRHIIESSLVTIKGPAEASVNAVDIILKELVRKAISETMELKQYPSLRKEVERAANESLERMKTESRKATLMLVDMECCYLTVDFFRNLPQDLEKGGNPTQSLFDRYNEMYLRRIGTTVLQYVNKVLLGLMNSVPKSVVYCQVREAKRSLLDRFFAELGQKTVQVEIWTDLPSLIKGGQHGFGSKPLTYLNKSVIEVVG; this is encoded by the exons ATGGAGAGTTTGATAAGTTTAGTAAACAAATTACAAAGAGCATGCACAGGTTTAGGTGACCATGGTGATGCAACTACTTCATTGCCTACTCTTTGGGACTCTTTGCCATCCATTGCTGTTGTTGGGGGCCAG AGTTCAGGGAAATCTTCAGTTTTGGAAAGTATTGTAGGCAAAGACTTTTTGCCTAGAGGATCTG GAATTGTTACTCGACGTCCACTCGTTTTGCAGCTTCATAAGATAGAGGAAGGCAAAGAATATGGCGAATTCCTTCACCTTCCATCAAAAAAGTTTTATGATTTCG CTGCTATGAGAAAGGAGATTTCAGATGAAACAGATCGCGAAACGGGGAAAACAAAACAAATTTCAAGTGTCCCGATTCATCTTAGTATCTATTCACCAAATG TGGTCAACTTGACTTTGGTTGATCTTCCCGGACTCACAAAAGTTGCGGTTG ACGGGCAATCTGAAAGCATCGTTCAAGATATAGAGAATATGCTGCGCGCTTACATTCAAAAG CCAAACTGCATTATTTTGGCAATTTCACCTGCTAATCAAGATCTGGCTACATCAGATGCTATTAAAATGTCGCGTGAAGTGGACCCCACAG GTGAAAGAACCATTGGAGTTTTAACTAAAATTGATTTGATGGATAAGGGTACTGATGCTGTTGAT atctTAGAAGGTAAATCCTACCGGCTAAAGTTCCCATGGGTTGGGGTTGTTAATCGTTCACAACAAGATATAAACAAAAGTGTCGATATGACATCAGCAAGACGTAAAGAAAGGGAATATTTTTCTAACAGCCGAGAATACAAGCACTTGGCTTCAAGAATGGGTTCAGAGTATCTTGCAAAGATGCTATCAAAG CACTTAGGAGGCGTGATTAAATCTCGAATCCCGGGTATTCAGTCCTTAATTAGCAAAACAGTAGCTGATCTTGAAGCTGAACTGAGTCATCTTGGAAAACCTATTTCTACAGATGCTGGT GGAAAGTTGCTAAAGATAATGGATATATGCCGGGCTTTTGATCAAATATACAAAGAGCATCTAGACGGGAT GCGATCAGGAGGGGATAAAATATACCGTGTTTTTGAAAGCCAACTTCCATCTGCTCTTAAGATGTTGCAGTTCGACAAACAGTTATCAGTCGAGAATATCCAGAAACTGATAACTGAAGCTGACGGATATCAACCGCATCTAATAGCTCCTGAACAAGGATATCGCCACATCATCGAATCATCGTTGGTTACCATCAAAGGCCCTGCTGAAGCTTCTGTTAATGCG GTTGACATCATACTAAAGGAGCTGGTTCGAAAAGCAATCAGTGAGACAATG GAGCTCAAACAATACCCAAGTTTAAGAAAAGAAGTGGAACGGGCTGCGAATGAGTCACTTGAAAGAATGAAAACGGAAAGTAGAAAAGCGACACTTATGCTAGTTGACATGGAATGTTGCTATTTGACTGTTGACTTTTTTCGCAACCTTCCTCAAGATCTCGAAAAAGGCGGGAACCCAACACAATCCCTTTTTGACAGATACAACGAAATGTATCTTAGGCGAATTG GCACGACGGTTTTGCAATACGTGAATAAGGTGCTTTTAGGCCTGATGAACTCAGTTCCGAAATCAGTGGTTTATTGTCAAGTGCGTGAAGCCAAACGTAGCTTGCTTGACCGTTTCTTTGCTGAATTGGGTCAAAAGACA GTTCAGGTGGAGATATGGACAGATTTGCCTAGTTTGATAAAAGGTGGTCAACATGGGTTTGGGTCAAAACCATTAACTTATTTGA ACAAATCAGTTATCGAAGTTGTTGGATGA
- the LOC139846698 gene encoding UDP-glucose 4-epimerase GEPI48-like, whose product MGSPPECVLVTGGAGYIGSHTVLQLLLQGYKTVVADNFDNSSHVAINRVRNLAGDYGCNLSFHKMDIRNKPALEELFASTKFDAVVHFSGLKAVGESVKKPLMYYNNNIIGTLTLLEVMDAYGCKKLVFSSSATVYGWPKEVPCTEDFPLSAANPYGRTKLMIEDICRDIYASDSKWKIILLRYFNPVGAHPSGHIGEDPRGIPNNLMPFVQQVAVGRLPTLTVFGTDYSTKDGTGVRDYIHVVDLADGHTAALRKLADPKIGCEVYNLGTGKGTSVLEMVAAFESASGKKIPLVMAGRRPGDAEMVYASTEKAEHELNWKAKYGIEEMCRDQWNWGSKNPYGYFTNEEAKKSKKLMLFEN is encoded by the exons ATGGGGTCGCCGCCTGAATGTGTATTGGTGACCGGTGGTGCTGGTTATATCGGAAGTCATACTGTTCTTCAATTGTTATTACAAGGTTATAAAACTGTTGTTGCTGACAATTTTGATAATTCATCTCATGTTGCTATTAATCGTGTTCGCAATCTTGCCGGTGATTATGGATGTAATCTTTCTTTTCACAAG ATGGACATCCGGAATAAGCCTGCTTTAGAGGAACTTTTTGCATCAACaaa GTTTGATGCGGTGGTTCATTTTTCTGGACTAAAAGCAGTAGGTGAAAGTGTTAAGAAGCCTCTAATGtattacaacaacaacatcattggTACTTTAACGCTATTAGAAGTTATGGATGCCTACGGATGCAAGAAG CTGGTATTTTCATCGTCAGCCACTGTTTACGGTTGGCCGAAAGAGGTACCTTGTACTGAAGATTTTCCATTATCTGCAGCCAACCCATATGGACGAACCAAG CTGATGATTGAAGACATATGTAGAGATATATATGCTTCGGATTCTAAATGGAAAATAATATTGTTACGATACTTCAACCCTGTTGGTGCACACCCTAGCGGTCATATTGGCGAGGACCCACGTGGAATCCCGAACAATCTTATGCCGTTTGTCCAACAAGTAGCCGTTGGTCGGTTACCTACGCTAACCGTATTTGGAACTGACTACTCAACTAAAGATGGAACTGGG GTACGGGATTACATTCATGTTGTCGATTTAGCAGATGGACACACTGCTGCTTTGAGGAAACTCGCTGACCCTAAAATAG GCTGTGAAGTCTACAACTTGGGAACCGGTAAGGGCACGTCTGTTTTGGAGATGGTGGCCGCATTTGAAAGTGCATCAGGAAAG AAAATTCCACTTGTAATGGCGGGCCGCCGACCTGGTGATGCTGAGATGGTATACGCATCAACAGAAAAAGCTGAGCACGAGTTAAACTGGAA GGCAAAATACGGAATAGAGGAAATGTGTAGAGATCAGTGGAATTGGGGCAGCAAGAACCCGTATGGTTATTTCACTAACGAAGAAGCCAAAAAAAGTAAAAAGTTGATGTTATTTGAAAACTGA